The Peribacillus simplex genome contains the following window.
GGGGTTCAGAATTTTTTAATTCCGAACCCCTTTTGTCTACAAACTGAAACTCACAAAAATGTGAGTTTTTTTCTTTTCTTTATTTTTTATTTATATTTGTCTTTTATATTAAACCATAAGGAGGGATTGAATATGAAAAAAGAAATTGTTTTAGAAGCAAATAACATCACAAAAGCAGTGAGTGGAAAGAATATTGTAAGCCAATTCTCAACTAAGGTGTATAAAGGAGATATATGCGGCTTCTTGGGACCCAATGGAGCAGGAAAAACAACTGTTATGCGAATGTTTACAGGACTTATTCGTCCTACTGAAGGCTCAATAATGGTAGGGGGTAAAGATGTAAATAAAGATAGACAACAGGCTTTAAGAAATGTAGGAGCGATTATAGAATCCCCTATCTTTTTCCCTTACATGTCAGGAAGAAAGATGTTACAAAATCTAGCGAGACTATATCCTGACCTATCGAGAAAAGAACAGTTAGAACAGGTGGAGGCAGCATTATCCATTGTAAGACTAACAGAGGATGCGGATGTAAAAATCAAGAATTATTCATTAGGTATGCGACAAAGGCT
Protein-coding sequences here:
- a CDS encoding ABC transporter ATP-binding protein, producing MKKEIVLEANNITKAVSGKNIVSQFSTKVYKGDICGFLGPNGAGKTTVMRMFTGLIRPTEGSIMVGGKDVNKDRQQALRNVGAIIESPIFFPYMSGRKMLQNLARLYPDLSRKEQLEQVEAALSIVRLTEDADVKIKNYSLGMRQRLGIAQALLGEPDVILLDEPANGLDPMGMRELRELILELREKKNLTFFISSHLLDEIQQMCDRLVIIRNGKLVTQGSKEELIKDPSKRLEDVFVEMMTS